GAACCAACCTATTACGATGGCAGTACCAGTACCAGTTGTCCATTTTACAAACAAGTTAGGATAATCAAAGCCAGCCCGGGCGACCCTTATGAATATTATATCCAAAATGTACAAAATCCGGCGATTAAAGCAGGAATTGTCATAACAGGCGCAACCACCAATTACAATTACTCCAATGGAACCGATTTTGAAATGTATTTTAACATACCCCAACAAACGATTACAGGATTTTATATAATTGGTTCAGGATACATCAATTTCGTGCTGAATTCCCAATCACAATTGGTTGGTACACGCTACCTAAATATTACAATCGACTCTCAAAGCGAATGTGGCGAATACATCGGAAGTGATTTATAGTACCTTTGCACCCCATTTTCTAAAGCAATGAACAAAGGTCCTATCTCTCAATTTATTCAAAACCATTATTTACACTTTAATGCCGCAGCCTTGGTAGATGCCGCAAAAGGCTACGAAACCCACCTTACCGAAGGCGGTAAAATGATGGTTACTTTGGCGGGTGCCATGAGTACTGCCGAACTTGGTAAATCTCTTGCCGAAATGATCCGTCAAGGTAAAATCGACATTATTTCCTGCACCGGTGCCAACCTGGAAGAAGATATTATGAACCTGGTTGCCCATAGCCATTACAAAAGGGTTCCTAATTACCGCGACCTAAGTCCGCAGGAAGAATGGGATTTGCTCGAAAACCATTACAACCGTGTTACAGATACCTGCATTCCGGAAGAAGAAGCTTTCCGTCGTTTGCAAAAACATATTCATGGAGTATGGAAAAACGCCGATGCCAATGGCGAACGCTTTTTTCCCCACGAATACATGTATAAGATCCTCCTTTCCGGCGAGTTGGAACAATATTACGAAATAGATCCTAAAAATTCCTGGATGCTGGCTGCTGCTGAAAGAAACTTACCAATTGTTGTTCCCGGTTGGGAAGACAGCACCATGGGAAACATCTTTGCTTCCTATGTGATTAAAGGTGAGTTAAAAGCTTCAACCATGAAATCGGGTATTGAATACATGGTTTGGTTGGCCGATTGGTATCGCCAAAACTCCGAAGGAAAAGGCGTTGGATTTTTCCAAATCGGTGGAGGTATTGCCGGCGACTTCCCAATCTGTGTAGTGCCAATGATGTATCAGGATTTGGAATGGCACGATGTTCCTTTTTGGAGTTATTTCTGCCAGATTTCCGATTCTACCACCTCTTA
The DNA window shown above is from Bacteroidia bacterium and carries:
- a CDS encoding deoxyhypusine synthase family protein: MNKGPISQFIQNHYLHFNAAALVDAAKGYETHLTEGGKMMVTLAGAMSTAELGKSLAEMIRQGKIDIISCTGANLEEDIMNLVAHSHYKRVPNYRDLSPQEEWDLLENHYNRVTDTCIPEEEAFRRLQKHIHGVWKNADANGERFFPHEYMYKILLSGELEQYYEIDPKNSWMLAAAERNLPIVVPGWEDSTMGNIFASYVIKGELKASTMKSGIEYMVWLADWYRQNSEGKGVGFFQIGGGIAGDFPICVVPMMYQDLEWHDVPFWSYFCQISDSTTSYGSYSGAVPNEKITWGKLDIHTPKFIVESDATIVAPLIFAWVLGW